A genome region from Leguminivora glycinivorella isolate SPB_JAAS2020 chromosome 13, LegGlyc_1.1, whole genome shotgun sequence includes the following:
- the LOC125232543 gene encoding ribosome-releasing factor 2, mitochondrial: MTKMRTFSYVNYYRKILKNAQLRRYCTADTESKVKMENIRNIGILAHIDAGKTTTTERMLFYSGTIRTMGEVHHGNTVTDYMEQERQRGITITSAAVSFPWRGSQINLIDTPGHIDFTMEVEQSLAVLDGAVVVLDASAGVEAQTLTVWRQASAHRVPRLLYLNKMDRSDASAALCVDSIRDKLQADPLLLHEPVVHEGKLVGLIDLVTKDEIIWTQGRGQNLLRRKLAEKDGDRWEHTLEQHTALIDQLSSLDDYLADTIIQEESLENLKTEEINAAIRRCTLNMSAFPVLCGSSYKNIGVQTLMDGVIQYLPSPLEANSLYNCFGTDLAARAFKVQHDDQRGVLTFLRLYSGEIAKGQKIYNLGQDKSEQTGSLYVALADEYKPVERVTVGNIAVVSALKATMTGDLVTSTQAAASRAKSRLTSSLKDPTHAERVMPPGARNKLAVAETDPSAEEMADVLLGIGTTIPEPVFLCSIEPPSAAFQSALETALGELAREDPSLRVVTDDESGQLVLAGMGELHLEIIKERIIREYKIDVDLGPMQIAYREALLGNGKQTMAVDRKMAGARQQVKVTLSAKNVKGVAADKVLRMDKSAESAANLAHLHPRSLSAIRQGVDTALLHGPKLGCPMMDVQVTLHWFESTRGTSDSVVAATVVQCLRKVFEEAEAMLLEPVMLLQVVCPESHSARVMADLTRRRAEILHVHMRHRNKVIDSITPLSELLGYSSTLRSLSSGLASFTMEFHTHRQMAPHDEEKAIRSVTGF; this comes from the exons ATGACCAAGATGAGAACGTTTTCTTACGTAAATTATtacagaaaaatattaaaaaatgcaCAGTTACGACGGTATTGTACAGCTGATACCGAGAGTAAAGTTAAAATGGAGAATATACGCAACATCGGCATTTTAGCACACATCGATGCAg GTAAAACTACAACGACGGAGCGAATGCTGTTCTATTCGGGCACGATCCGCACGATGGGAGAGGTGCACCACGGGAACACGGTCACGGACTACATGGAGCAGGAGCGCCAGCGAGGGATCACTATTACTt CTGCGGCAGTATCATTCCCGTGGCGTGGCAGCCAGATCAACCTGATCGACACACCAGGCCACATCGACTTCACCATGGAGGTGGAACAGAGTCTCGCTGTTCTAGATGGTGCTGTGGTTGTGCTGGATGCTTCAGCAG GTGTAGAAGCACAGACCCTCACAGTTTGGCGGCAAGCGAGCGCGCACCGCGTGCCTCGGCTCCTCTACCTCAACAAGATGGACCGGAGCGACGCCAGCGCAGCCCTCTGCGTGGACTCTATAAGGGACAAGCTGCAAGCTGACCCGCTGCTGCTGCACGAGCCAGTGGTGCATGAAGGAAAACTcgttg GTCTAATAGATCTGGTAACAAAAGACGAAATCATCTGGACACAAGGCCGCGGGCAGAACTTACTACGGCGCAAATTGGCAGAAAAGGATGGCGACAGATGGGAACACACTCTGGAACAACACACGGCTCTTATCGACCAACTGTCATCTTTAGATGACTATTTAGCAGACACTATTATACAGGAAGAAAGCTTAGAAAATTTAAAGACAGAAGAAATAAACGCTGCTATAAGACGATGTACGCTCAACATGTCAGCATTTCCCGTTCTCTGCGGAAGCTCTTACAAAAACATCGGAGTTCAAACATTGATGGATGGTGTCATACAATATTTGCCATCACCGTTAGAAGCGAATAGTTTGTATAATTGTTTTGGTACTGACTTGGCCGCGAGGGCGTTTAAAGTACAGCATGACGATCAGAGAGGAGTGCTTACGTTCTTGAGGCTGTATAGCGGAGAGATCGCTAAAGGGCAGAAGATTTATAATTTGGGACAGGATAAAAGTGAACAG ACAGGGTCGCTGTACGTGGCGCTGGCGGACGAGTACAAGCCGGTGGAACGAGTCACGGTGGGCAACATCGCTGTCGTCAGTGCGCTCAAA GCGACCATGACCGGTGACCTGGTGACCTCCACGCAAGCAGCGGCCAGTCGCGCCAAGTCTCGCCTCACGTCATCCCTGAAGGACCCCACACACGCCGAGCGCGTGATGCCGCCGGGCGCTCGGAATAAATTAGCTGTGGCTGAGACTGACCCCAGTGCTGAGGAGATGGCTGATGTCTTGCTAGGAATCG gaACAACAATCCCTGAGCCCGTATTCCTGTGTTCCATCGAGCCTCCCAGCGCAGCCTTCCAGAGCGCTCTGGAAACAGCTCTCGGCGAACTGGCCCGTGAGGACCCCAGCCTTAGAGTTGTCACTGATGATGAGTCGGGGCAGCTCGTGCTGGCAG GTATGGGCGAACTGCACCTCGAAATAATAAAGGAACGCATCATCCGCGAATATAAAATAGACGTCGATCTGGGACCGATGCAGATCGCCTACCGCGAggcgttgctaggcaacggcaAGCAGACCATGGCGGTCGACCGCAAGATGGCGGGCGCGAGGCAGCAGGTCAAGGTCACGCTGTCGGCCAAGAATGTCAAGGGCGTTGCTGCTGATAAAGTATTAAG GATGGACAAGTCAGCGGAGAGCGCAGCGAACCTCGCACATCTGCACCCGCGCTCGCTGTCCGCCATACGACAGGGCGTCGACACCGCGCTCCTGCACGGACCCAAGTTAGGCTGCCCG ATGATGGATGTCCAAGTAACTCTGCATTGGTTTGAATCAACGCGCGGCACGTCAGACTCTGTGGTCGCTGCCACCGTTGTGCAATGCTTGAGAAAG GTGTTCGAAGAGGCAGAAGCGATGCTACTAGAGCCGGTGATGTTACTACAAGTAGTGTGTCCTGAAAGCCATTCCGCGCGTGTCATGGCGGACCTGACTCGGCGACGCGCTGAGATCCTACACGTCCATATGAGGCATCGGAATAAG GTAATAGACAGCATCACACCTCTCTCAGAGCTACTAGGATACTCCTCAACCCTCCGATCACTGAGTTCCGGACTAGCTTCCTTCACCATGGAGTTCCATACGCaccgacagatggcgccacacgACGAGGAAAAAGCTATACGCAGTGTCACGGGATTCTAA
- the LOC125232392 gene encoding AMP deaminase 2-like isoform X2, which translates to MIGKQNATQDRSRSHSERRTIPIDLEDLPPPGDSKPDLLGLYQRRASAGLHRVGVPIEELNQASGALVQALELRKRYMAQSYQSFSHEVAQLLDESSLTTRRSSMDEEDAMKSHRASPAEQVMSRAGGVRVSDVDSQLDLPSAMSCKPNDPWECATPPSRHYAYRWLEGQVRLYRTEADANTDRPLAYNYPSFQQFVDDMNALNDMIRDGPLTSFCYRRLQFLSAKFKMHVLLNELHEQALQKAVPHRDFYNIKKVDVHIHAASCMNQKHLLRFIKRTLRENPDKVVTMDKGQPMTLKAVFESIQVDAYDLNVDILDVHADRNTFHRFDKFNAKYNPVGESRLREVFLKTDNYQNGFFFSKIMKEVMTDIEDSKYTYIEPRISIYCKNKMEWSKLATWAVKNNVYSEHVRWVVQVPRLYDIYRANKLLKNFQEFLNNLFNPLFEVSIDPSSNKDLHKFLKYVIAFDSVDDESKSENPVMSSDVRRPAEWTNEENPPYVYYLYYMYCNMVVLNQLRRSQGLNTFVLRPHCGESGPSSHLAAGFLLADNISHGLMLRKVPVLQYLYYLAQIFIAMSPLSNNTLFLNYHLNPLPDFFARGLRVTLSTDDPLQFHYTKEPLMEEYSIAAQAWKLSSCDMCELARNSVIMSGFPHEQKQIWLGADYLLGGPAGNDITRTNVPNVRLAYRRDALRAELDILRS; encoded by the exons ATGATTGGCAAGCAAAATGCAACTCAAGATCGTTCAAG GAGCCACTCGGAGCGGCGAACGATCCCGATCGACCTGGAGGATCTGCCGCCGCCCGGCGACAGCAAGCCCGACCTCCTGGGGCTCTACCAACGTCGGGCCTCGGCCGGCCTCCACCGCGTCGGG GTGCCCATCGAAGAGTTAAACCAGGCGTCCGGAGCGCTGGTGCAAGCCCTGGAGCTCCGGAAGCGTTACATGGCGCAGAGCTACCAGTCCTTCTCACACGAGGTGGCTCAGCTTCTAGACGAGAGCAGTCTCACGACGCGTCGCTCGTCCATGGACGAGGAAGACGCGATGAAGAGCCATCGAGCTA GTCCAGCGGAACAAGTCATGAGCAGAGCAGGAGGTGTCCGAGTGTCTGATGTCGATAGCCAGCTAGACCTACCAAGTGCAATGTCTT GTAAACCGAATGACCCGTGGGAGTGTGCGACGCCTCCGAGCCGGCACTATGCGTACCGCTGGCTGGAGGGGCAGGTGCGCCTCTACCGGACCGAGGCCGACGCCAACACCGACCGCCCCTTGGCCTACAACTACCCTTCCTTCCAGCAGTTCGTCGATGATATGAACGCGCTGAATGACATGATTAGAGACGGACCACT GACGTCGTTCTGCTACCGGCGCCTGCAGTTCCTGTCGGCCAAGTTCAAGATGCACGTGCTGCTGAATGAACTCCACGAGCAAGCGCTGCAAAAGGCTGTGCCACATCGGGACTTTTACAACATCAA GAAAGTAGACGTGCACATCCACGCGGCATCATGCATGAACCAAAAGCACCTGCTCCGCTTCATAAAACGTACACTCCGGGAAAACCCTGACAAGGTTGTGACCATGGACAAGGGGCAGCCCATGACATTAAAGGCTGTGTTCGAGAGCATTCAGGTGGACGCGTATGACCTGAATGTGGATATATTAGACGTTCATGCG GACCGCAACACGTTCCATAGATTCGACAAGTTCAACGCTAAATACAACCCGGTGGGCGAGTCACGGTTGCGCGAGGTATTCCTCAAAACCGACAACTACCAGAATGGCTTCTTCTTTTCCAAGATTATGAAG GAGGTAATGACAGATATAGAAGACAGTAAATACACGTACATAGAGCCTCGCATCTCCATCTACTGCAAGAACAAGATGGAGTGGAGTAAGCTGGCGACGTGGGCTGTGAAGAACAACGTCTACTCCGAGCATGTGCGATGGGTGGTGCAGGTGCCGAGACTTTA CGACATCTACCGAGCAAACAAGCTGCTGAAGAATTTCCAAGAGTTCCTGAACAACCTGTTCAACCCCCTATTCGAGGTCTCCATCGACCCGAGCTCTAACAAGGATTTGCACAAGTTCCTCAAG TACGTGATAGCGTTCGACAGCGTGGACGACGAGTCGAAGTCGGAGAACCCCGTGATGTCCAGCGACGTGCGGCGGCCGGCCGAGTGGACCAACGAGGAGAACCCCCCCTACGTGTACTACCTCTACTACATGTACTGCAACATGGTGGTGCTCAATCAGCTGCGCAG ATCTCAAGGTTTGAACACATTCGTGCTCCGGCCGCATTGCGGTGAATCCGGTCCTTCCTCTCATCTCGCTGCCGGATTTTTACTGGCTGATAACATCTCCCACGGACTTATGTTGAGAAAG GTGCCGGTGCTCCAGTACTTGTACTACCTGGCCCAGATCTTCATCGCCATGTCTCCGCTGAGCAACAACACTCTGTTCCTCAACTACCACCTGAACCCGCTGCCTGATTTCTTCGCCCGTGGTCTACGCGTCACGCTGTCTACCGATGATCCATTGCAGTTCCACTACACCAAG GAACCCCTAATGGAAGAGTACAGCATCGCAGCGCAAGCGTGGAAACTGTCTTCCTGTGACATGTGCGAGTTAGCTCGCAACTCCGTCATCATGTCCGGTTTCCCGCACGAGCAGAAGCAAATCTGGCTCGGCGCTGACTACTTACTGGGCGGCCCGGCCGGCAACGACATCACCAGGACTAATGTGCCTAACGTGCGGCTGGCGTATAGGAGGGATGCGCTAAGAGCTGAACTGGACATACTCAGG AGCTGA
- the LOC125232392 gene encoding AMP deaminase 2-like isoform X1: protein MIGKQNATQDRSRSHSERRTIPIDLEDLPPPGDSKPDLLGLYQRRASAGLHRVGVPIEELNQASGALVQALELRKRYMAQSYQSFSHEVAQLLDESSLTTRRSSMDEEDAMKSHRATEAEVEQYLSLHVVSSEILNNQYSALHTRRQSESSLFKSNLTGPAEQVMSRAGGVRVSDVDSQLDLPSAMSCKPNDPWECATPPSRHYAYRWLEGQVRLYRTEADANTDRPLAYNYPSFQQFVDDMNALNDMIRDGPLTSFCYRRLQFLSAKFKMHVLLNELHEQALQKAVPHRDFYNIKKVDVHIHAASCMNQKHLLRFIKRTLRENPDKVVTMDKGQPMTLKAVFESIQVDAYDLNVDILDVHADRNTFHRFDKFNAKYNPVGESRLREVFLKTDNYQNGFFFSKIMKEVMTDIEDSKYTYIEPRISIYCKNKMEWSKLATWAVKNNVYSEHVRWVVQVPRLYDIYRANKLLKNFQEFLNNLFNPLFEVSIDPSSNKDLHKFLKYVIAFDSVDDESKSENPVMSSDVRRPAEWTNEENPPYVYYLYYMYCNMVVLNQLRRSQGLNTFVLRPHCGESGPSSHLAAGFLLADNISHGLMLRKVPVLQYLYYLAQIFIAMSPLSNNTLFLNYHLNPLPDFFARGLRVTLSTDDPLQFHYTKEPLMEEYSIAAQAWKLSSCDMCELARNSVIMSGFPHEQKQIWLGADYLLGGPAGNDITRTNVPNVRLAYRRDALRAELDILRS from the exons ATGATTGGCAAGCAAAATGCAACTCAAGATCGTTCAAG GAGCCACTCGGAGCGGCGAACGATCCCGATCGACCTGGAGGATCTGCCGCCGCCCGGCGACAGCAAGCCCGACCTCCTGGGGCTCTACCAACGTCGGGCCTCGGCCGGCCTCCACCGCGTCGGG GTGCCCATCGAAGAGTTAAACCAGGCGTCCGGAGCGCTGGTGCAAGCCCTGGAGCTCCGGAAGCGTTACATGGCGCAGAGCTACCAGTCCTTCTCACACGAGGTGGCTCAGCTTCTAGACGAGAGCAGTCTCACGACGCGTCGCTCGTCCATGGACGAGGAAGACGCGATGAAGAGCCATCGAGCTA CCGAAGCGGAAGTGGAGCAGTATCTGAGCTTGCACGTGGTCTCGTCCGAGATCCTGAACAACCAGTACTCGGCGCTCCACACCCGCCGCCAGTCCGAGTCTTCCCTCTTTAAGTCTAATTTAACCG GTCCAGCGGAACAAGTCATGAGCAGAGCAGGAGGTGTCCGAGTGTCTGATGTCGATAGCCAGCTAGACCTACCAAGTGCAATGTCTT GTAAACCGAATGACCCGTGGGAGTGTGCGACGCCTCCGAGCCGGCACTATGCGTACCGCTGGCTGGAGGGGCAGGTGCGCCTCTACCGGACCGAGGCCGACGCCAACACCGACCGCCCCTTGGCCTACAACTACCCTTCCTTCCAGCAGTTCGTCGATGATATGAACGCGCTGAATGACATGATTAGAGACGGACCACT GACGTCGTTCTGCTACCGGCGCCTGCAGTTCCTGTCGGCCAAGTTCAAGATGCACGTGCTGCTGAATGAACTCCACGAGCAAGCGCTGCAAAAGGCTGTGCCACATCGGGACTTTTACAACATCAA GAAAGTAGACGTGCACATCCACGCGGCATCATGCATGAACCAAAAGCACCTGCTCCGCTTCATAAAACGTACACTCCGGGAAAACCCTGACAAGGTTGTGACCATGGACAAGGGGCAGCCCATGACATTAAAGGCTGTGTTCGAGAGCATTCAGGTGGACGCGTATGACCTGAATGTGGATATATTAGACGTTCATGCG GACCGCAACACGTTCCATAGATTCGACAAGTTCAACGCTAAATACAACCCGGTGGGCGAGTCACGGTTGCGCGAGGTATTCCTCAAAACCGACAACTACCAGAATGGCTTCTTCTTTTCCAAGATTATGAAG GAGGTAATGACAGATATAGAAGACAGTAAATACACGTACATAGAGCCTCGCATCTCCATCTACTGCAAGAACAAGATGGAGTGGAGTAAGCTGGCGACGTGGGCTGTGAAGAACAACGTCTACTCCGAGCATGTGCGATGGGTGGTGCAGGTGCCGAGACTTTA CGACATCTACCGAGCAAACAAGCTGCTGAAGAATTTCCAAGAGTTCCTGAACAACCTGTTCAACCCCCTATTCGAGGTCTCCATCGACCCGAGCTCTAACAAGGATTTGCACAAGTTCCTCAAG TACGTGATAGCGTTCGACAGCGTGGACGACGAGTCGAAGTCGGAGAACCCCGTGATGTCCAGCGACGTGCGGCGGCCGGCCGAGTGGACCAACGAGGAGAACCCCCCCTACGTGTACTACCTCTACTACATGTACTGCAACATGGTGGTGCTCAATCAGCTGCGCAG ATCTCAAGGTTTGAACACATTCGTGCTCCGGCCGCATTGCGGTGAATCCGGTCCTTCCTCTCATCTCGCTGCCGGATTTTTACTGGCTGATAACATCTCCCACGGACTTATGTTGAGAAAG GTGCCGGTGCTCCAGTACTTGTACTACCTGGCCCAGATCTTCATCGCCATGTCTCCGCTGAGCAACAACACTCTGTTCCTCAACTACCACCTGAACCCGCTGCCTGATTTCTTCGCCCGTGGTCTACGCGTCACGCTGTCTACCGATGATCCATTGCAGTTCCACTACACCAAG GAACCCCTAATGGAAGAGTACAGCATCGCAGCGCAAGCGTGGAAACTGTCTTCCTGTGACATGTGCGAGTTAGCTCGCAACTCCGTCATCATGTCCGGTTTCCCGCACGAGCAGAAGCAAATCTGGCTCGGCGCTGACTACTTACTGGGCGGCCCGGCCGGCAACGACATCACCAGGACTAATGTGCCTAACGTGCGGCTGGCGTATAGGAGGGATGCGCTAAGAGCTGAACTGGACATACTCAGG AGCTGA